The stretch of DNA ATCATGATATTCAAGAGATAAAGGTTCATATAAAGTGCACAAAAGGTGTTTGTCAtgggaaagaaaggatggagTTGTTAAAAATTGATGTGAATCAAAAGGGAATTGTTCGTGTTGTTTCTTCTACCAATTATGTGTTTGGTTATAAATCAGAGAGAAGTGCCTGCTTTCATCTACGTtagtagaaaagaaaaccacagggaaCCGTGAGAAAGCCAAATAGCCCCACTCACAGTGCGAACTGTAGCAAAATAAGAATGTCTGACAAGGAGAATGTCAGGCAATAATGAAAGAGAAGGCGGTTTCAATAATAGGTACCCAGACAgtaaattaacaacaacaaaagaaatcactgagggagttcctgttgtggcacagcagaaacgaatccgactaggaaccatgaggtttggggttcgatccctggccttgctcagtgggttaaggatccagcattgctgtgagctgtggtgtagatgcagacgtggctcggatcccacattgttgtggctgtggtgtaggcaagcagctaaagctccgattcaacccctagcctgggaacctccatatccagcaagtgtggcccttaaaaaaaaaaaaaaaaatcaccaaaaaagcTAATGAAGTCATCCCAATTCCTCATCTCCTACAAGATTAAATATCTAGATTGCCCTACTAATtatgataaaatacaaataattcataAGATTTAATAATTCTGATAGATTATCAGTATATCATAATGAGAGAGAAATGTATTATGTAACACTGgtcaagaggaatttttttttaagtatgttatatTAGAGGGAGGAATAGTTTGTAAAAGTCTAAAATCTATTTACTTAAAAAGAGTTTTATTCTCCAGGGAGATACAAGTTCACATCCACTAGGCTGGCTATAATAAAAAGACAGATgggaagtttccttgtggtgcagcaggttaaggatctggcctcgccacagctttggcacaggctgcaactgcagcacaggttctatccccaacccaggaactttgacacgctgcaggtgcaggcaaaaaataaatttaaaaacccaaaaaGTCAGATAATAGCAAGTGTTGACAAGACTACAGGAAAattaggatttcctgtcatggtgcagtggtaaggaacccagctggtatccatgaggacgtgagttcaatccctagcctcactcagtgggttaaggatccagcattgcagacTCATgcttggatccacattgctgtggctgtggtgtaggttggcagctacagctctgactcaacccctagcctgggagcttccatatgccacagctgcggccctaaaaagacaaaatatatatatatgggaaaattGTAATTTCCATAcacagctggtgggaatgtgaaatagtgaagcagaagttcccatcgtggctcagtagttaacgaatcccactaggaaccatgaggttgtgggttcgatccctggccttgctcagtgggttaaggatccagcgttgctgtgagctgtggcccgggtcgcagattcagctcagatcctgcgttgctgtggctctggcataggccggtagctatagctccgatttgacgcctagcctgggaatctccatatgctgcaggatcggcccaagaaatggcaaaaacacaaaaaatgaaataaaatacacataataaaatttttttttaaatggtggagCAGCTGTGGAAAATCGCtatttggcagttcctcaaaaggctTAACGTGGAGTTActgtatgacccagaaattccactcctatgtgtatatatactccagagaaatgaaaatatatgtctataCAAAAACTTACACctagatgttcatagcagcattattcataatagtcaaaaagtggaaacagcccaGAATATGCGCCAACTAATGAATGCATAAGTAAAATGCGTtgtatccatacaatgaaataaaagaattcagcaataaaaaggaacgaaGTACTGGTATCTGCTACAAAACCTTGGAAACGTGGTACTCAGTGAAAGGAGCCAGTCACAGAAGATCACATGCTGTACTAGCTATTGATATGAAATGACTTTattaggcaaatccatagagacagagagcagaGTGGGCCTAGGCCTGGGGGAAAGGGCGTGGGGAGTGATTGTTCATGGGTGCAGGGTTTCTTTGGGGAATGATGAAAACATTCTTAATTTGATTGTGTgcaagaggaagaagagacagtgaaaaaggaagagaaggagacgagaagaaggaagaggagaggcagCAAAGAGCAGGGGAataggaggggagaggagggagggaaggagaagaggaggaggaagaaaaagcagcagCTCATGCTTTGAATCAAACTGTGCAGCCAGGCCTCATGTCCAGCCAAGAATCAAGTGGTCAAAATTCAGTTCCTAAAAGTTTTGAAATCTCAAGATAGGATGAAAAGAGacaatactggagttcctattgtggttcatcagtaacaaacccaaccagtatccgtgaggattcaggtttgatccctggccttgctcaggggattaagggtctggcgttgctgtggctgtggtgtaggccagtggctgcagctcctgttcgacccctagcccaggattctccatatgctgtgggcatggccctaaaaaaaaaggaaaaaagagaaagagaaaatactgacaTCCTAGGAAGGTAACTCAACTCaaggacaggaaaggaaagagaagaaggagaataaagaaataggcctaggagttcccctcatggctcagtggttaacgaatctgactaggaaccatgaggttgcaggttctgatccctggccttgctcagtgggttaaggatacagcgttgcgattagaccccctagcctgggaacttccatatgccccgagagtggccctagaaaaggcaaaaagacaaaaaaaaaaaaaaaaaaaaaaaaaaaagcctaaatccTTGGAACTAGACTTTCGTAGCTAATTTTTTTGTGGAAGTGAAGCAATCAGCTTTGTAATCATTGTGATAACTTgcatttgttgtttttgtgttttgcgTTTGGTTTAAGATATTGAAGAGAATCTTACACATCAGacttgagatttaaaaataagtgcttggggagttcccgttgtggctcagtggttaacatatctgactaggaaccatgaggttgcgggttcgatccctggccttgctcagtgggttaaagacccagcgttgctgtgagctatggtgtaggttgcagatgcagcttggatcccaccttgctgtggctctggcatagcctggcagctacagctccgattagacccccagcctgggaacctccatacgctgagggagcggccctagaaaaggcaaaacgacaaaaaaataaataaataaaaataaaacaagtgctTAAATTAAAGTGTGAAACACTACCCATGTTTGATTAAAATGTGGTTTATTAATCTGTAAGTTTTTAGGTAGTTGTGTACATAGTATGTAGAAGAATGTCGTTTAGTGTTTCAGGATTAATTGTTTAATAAACTCATAAGGGTAACAAGCTTTATATTACATAGAAGTGTCTTAAAGTCCTTTGGACAATGGCAGTGTGTCccaggagaggaggctggggtcAGACATAGGAGGTTGGTTTTATCTTTCTAGGCTCATCATCTTTTCCCCTGTTCATCACTAAGAGATTTCTTTCGAATTCTTCGTACTACAGTGTCACGGCAAACAGAGAACCCTGAAGCAGTGGGCTACAGGAGAGGTGAGTTTGGAGGGGTGAGGCAAGGTGATGGGTGGTCAGACCCGGCTGGAGGGGAAGCCTGATGGGTGACCTGGGTGGCCAGGGAGCAGCTAATCACAGGGAAGAAGAGTTatggagagaggacagagagggaCAGTGGGAAAGATGCTAAAGAAAACAGCCTCCCTTCCATCAGTCATGACTGCTTTCCTGAGGTCAGGAAGGACTAAATGGTCGCAAAACTCTCTCACAACTTGTTGCTACCACCTTTCCACAGCAGGGCTTGCCTAGATGGAGACCATCTGAGGCCAAAAATTATTTCACATCAGCCTAGCCCACTCCTTCAGAACAACCAGGATAAGCCACATCCACCCCATTGGTCTATGTGAGAGCAACAACCCCTGGAATAGCCGTTGCtactgaaaatgtaaaaatggtcTTTCCCCTCCTGGCCACGACCAGGTCTCTGAAGCCCCTCTTCTCTTCCCGCCATCCCTCCCCTGGACCATCCAGGACTGGGGATATTCTGTGAGGGGCCAGAACCAGAAACCCTGGGGTGTGACCAACCTTCCCGAGGGCTGGCGTGCTCAGTCCCATGAATGACAACTCAGGTTCGTAAAGGTGAGTGTCTTCCTTCCGGGTGTGTTCACCAGTTCCCTGACAGGAGAATGCCGACCTCAAAAGAGGTGGGAAGAGACCGTAGGGAACATCCTTCCGAAGGAATGAGAGGACCGTAGGGGGCGGGCATTAGGTctggagagagaaatgaaaccaAATTGTGGATGCTGGTCTTCAGGTGACATGAAGCTTGCACCTGCTGTGTGCGATTTGCACACCCTTGTTGCAGTTTCCACATGGTACCATACTCATAGCAATGcagccctactgtacagcacagggaactacatctggtctcttgggaaagaccatgatggaagatgacacaggaaagggaatgtatgtatatgtgtgacggggtcactttgctatacagcagaaattggcacaacattgtaaatcaactatactttaaaaacaattgGTTTCACCTGTTTAGACTGATAAAGCTTCTAGGACCAGGTGAACTGTGTCATGAAAACCAGTGAGGAAGAAGGCAAAGAGGAATAAACAGCCTGTCTtttaataaagacatttaaaaagtcaaaaaaataaataaaaacaatttgtttCATACAAATGGTACCATATTCAAGCTCCACCTCTtattagctgtgtggctttggacaAGTTACCTAACCTTGCTGAGCCTCAATGTCTTCACCTATAAAGTAGAAATAACCAGAATGGGTACATCCTAGAATTGCTGTGAGAATTGAAATAACCCTGTAACACATTTCCTTCATGGTAAATATATGATAAGGGAAGTCAGTATTATCATCacctgggagtgtgtgtgtgtgtgtgagtgaaaaACATCTGAGAGAACAGAGTTTGAGGAATGAAAGGGTCCAAGGAGAAGCTGACCCTCCCTTCTTGATCTTGGAATAATTCTCTTGAGTGTAATTCCCAGTGGGAGGCATCACCCCAATCTCAACAATCAACTGTGAAGTCAACTACAGCCACTTCACACACCAGCCTCCCTCTGTGGGCTGAGAGCTCTCGTCTGAGGGGCCACCAGGACCGCCCCTTTGGGATGACATCCTGCATTATAATCAGACCCTGACAATTGCTCCATTTTTCAGTCTCTAATGTACTATCATTATCTTAATTAAACTTCATAACCACCCTGTAAGGTAAATCGGACATCTTTTTTcgtcccattttacagttgagaaaactaAGGTCTGCAGAGGTAAAGGACCAGCCTAAACTGACACGACAGAGAGGGCTCTGTGGGCACGTGACAGGGGAGCCTCATCTTCTGACTTCCAGACAAGTGCCTTTCTACTGTAGCCTTTTCCCCGCTGGGCCAGGAAAGCTGACTGCTGCTTCTCCACTCCCTCAGCTCAGCGTTACCTGTCAGCCTTGGCTCActtccctccctggccttcagTAACTCCACCTGTAGGATGGGCCCAAGCAGTGCCCAATGGGTGGGATTGTTATGGGGATTAGCTGGAAGGGTGGTTGTGAAAGCACCTCAGCCAGAGTcgggcacatagtaggtactcaataaaaaGTCGATGGGTTTTAGTTAATTGCATGTTATACTTGAACACTTCCTGGACAGGTAATGAGAAAAATTCGGTGTGAGTCACTGACTCTTGGTCACTCGTCAGCTATGTCACCTTGTGTAAATTGCCTAATCTCTCGGAGCCCCAGTTTCTTCGTCTTACAACACCTTCCTCACAGTTGTTAACGAAGGAGAAAGGATGGCGTGTCCAGAGCATTCCTGAGCTGAGGAGGGCTTGGTGGGGTTTGTAGGGAGCTGGCAGGAGGCTCTGAGAAGGCTGCAGCAGCAGTACAGATGGGGGTCTGTGAGGCCCTGTGGCTCAGGAATAaggtggaaaagagaaaacaggagtcagagagagagagaaagcgcgTTGACTCATTCAGTGTTTGCTGGGTTCCTACCTTGGTCCAGACACTGTCCGTGGTACTGGGAGTTCTGCAGTGAACAAAGCCAAGTCCTTTTCCATTGCTGCTTGTGTGGAACAGAAAAGGGGGGTGCTGACATGGAATTTAAAGTGAAAATTGGAGCGACTAGAGCTGGAGGGACCACCagaaagagggacagagagagatgaGACCAAGCCTGAGAGAATGAGCTTGAGAAGATGTCCCagaaaggaattcttttttttgtttgtttggttttttgtctttttgccttttctagggccactcccgcggcatatggaggttcccgggctagaggtctaatcggagctatagcccccgggctacatcagagccacagcaacgcaggatccaagccgcgtctgcaacctacaccacagctcacagcaacaccggatccttaacccattgagcaaggccagggatcgaaactgcaacctcatggttcctagtcggattcgttaaccactgagccacaacgggaactccccagaaaggaATTCTTGGCACAGGATGAAGCATTATGCAGACAATGGGACAGGAGAATTTTCTCTAAGAACAGCCCCCTCACACTCAGGCGGGTAGCTCCCCATCCCTCCAATTCTGGTGtttatcctcctcctcctccttcccccacaacCTGCCCCATCCCGGGGACCTGGAGCTCTGCAGAGCGCACATACACCTGGACCACTTTGGCGAAGTACGTGCCTGGCACGGGGAAAGACATGGGGTGGCCACCAGGAGCGCGCCCTTTGGAAACTCCAGCATCGCCACTGGCTTAACTTCCTTCTCCACTTTCTTAGAGTGACCCTTCCTCACCTGGCTCCAACTTCTATGTGTGGAGGCCGAGCTCCTGGGAAAACCAAAGGGAGGGCAATGTGACCAAAAGAAGAGACTGTGTCATCACTTGGGAATAAAAGCATCAAACGCAGCCGCAGGTAGGACTGCTGGCTCCAAGTCCTTCTCTCCCtgttccttttcccttccctttcttgctCTATTGAGGTCCACTGTTTGTTCAGCAAATGCCCAGAGTCCATGATTCTCTGGGGCACAATGTACCAAGTGATGCGTGTGAGGGAGGAGATCAAGGCAACCTCCGCTTCCAAGAACCATgattttatgggaagaaaagacaAGCGTAGACAAAATGACTTTCTCTGATGTGTCTCGGACTCAAAGGGTATTCATTCCCCACTCGGCCCTGGTACAAACTTCCTGGACCTCATCCCTCCCTCTTGCCACAGGTGCCACCTCAGTCAGccctgcttcccctcctcccctcttcagGCTCCAGGACAATTCTGGAACCAGCTCTCCCACCTGGACCTGGGTGAGACCCCGAGGCTCCACCCCCAAGCCCCTGGGCTTTGCTCTTTTACGAAGGATGGGGAAGCATGAGAGTGTCGAGTGTCGTGTCAGGAGGACCCTTGGGGGACATGGCAATGGACAAGACTCCCTTCAGTTTGCACCCAGAAACAAAGACACTGAGAAGGAGCAAATTCAATAAGTGCTTGTGTTTTATTAGAGATCAGCATGCGGGGAACAAGGGAGGCAGGGAAAAGTGAGCATAAGGCCAAAAACAGCTGGTAGGATCTTGATTTAGCTCACATTGCAGGGGGTGGGGACGGGACTTTCTTCCCTGACTTCCAACCTAGGGCCCCCATCTCCTAACTCCACTGTGACCCAGGGTTTTGAGGATTGGGAAAGCCAGCTGGGATGCTCCAAGAAGAGCCAGGAGGACGAAGAACTCTGGGAGGAAATTGATTAATGCCTGGGTACCGAAGGATATTCCCCCAGCTGATACCTGGGTATCGATTAATGGTCCCCCAGCTAGTACTTGGGTATTGATTGCTGTTACCCCAGCTTCCCACAGGGTATGGCATGGGCCTTGTGCCCCATCCAGTTCCAGGACCTCCACCTCCCCAGGACACACTGGGACTCAGGGTCCCCCAGGGGTAACCAGGCAGAAATGGCCGTCGAATCCTGTTGATGAGAGACCAGAGTGGGTGTCGGGCAAGGATTTCTCCCCGGGCTCCCAGCACGTTAGAACGGGGTAGCCGTCGAGACTCGGAGTCCTGGTGGAGGAGTGAAGCCTCGGCCGAGGGGTCTGCAGAGTGTGGAGGCACAGGCCCCCCGCCCCGAGGGAGGGCGAACCCACTAGAAAGGTAAGACAGTTCCTCGGGCAGCACTTCGCCCACGTGGTCCTCAGCCGCAGCAGCCATCATCGGCCAAGGGTCCTCCGAGGACCAGGAATCCTCAGAGGGCAGCCCCCCGGATGGGGGCCACCTCTGCACCCCAGAACCTCCTGCAAGTAGAGAGTCAAATGATGGAGAAGCATCAGGTTTCAGAGAAGCCTTTGCTAAATCATTAGGGTCCAGGTCTGGTTTGGGAGGAGGATGTTCGGAGTTGGAGGGGCCGGTCAAGGAAGGTTGTCCAGGCAGAGGCAAGTTGACCCCCACGTCTCGGGAAACTTTCTCCTCCGCCACACTGATGCTCCGAGCAAAGAGGCctgagggaaggggaagaggaggcagcCAGTGGACCAGGTGTTTGGTCCCAGTGCCCACCCCTCCCCGATTCCCTGATTCCCTTTGTTCACATCCTTTCACTTCCCCTAGGCCAACCCTCACCTCCTTCAGGGACCCCACTGTACCCCCTCCTGCCTTTATCCCTTCTCTCAACTCCAGTTCCCCCAAGGCCTCCAGTCCGCTCCTTCCCAAGGGTCCACACCGCCTCCATACCTGGGAGATGAAGACAGGCCAGGAGCAGGCCCAGAGGAGCCCAGCTCCCCGCCAGGCCACCCTGCATCCTGCTCTGCATCTCCCTCAGCCCCAAGCCAGTGGCCCTTTATCCTGTCGGGGGTGGGGGCATCAGAAACAGGCCAAGCCAGTGGTTGTAGAGACAATAAACCTCCACATTCCACCCTCATTCCTAATTTGTTCTGTGGCCACAGGTGCCACTTGAATGACCTGGGCAAGCTGGGTGTCCCCACCCTGCTCTTTTCCTCAAGCTCCCCACCCTTCCTAACCCAGGTGTCCTGGCTCACAGCTCATCACTGGATGCCAGCCCTAcccctcccaggctccctccaCCAAGCACACCAGGACCTTCACCTTTGGGGACCCAGTCTCTTCACTGAGCAATAGAAACAcctgatcctggagttcccgttgtggctccgtgggttaagaacccaactgatatccgtgagaattcgggttcgatccctggcctcgctcagtgggttaaggatctgacgttgctgtgagctggcagcataggtctcagatgcagcccagatctggcactgctctggctgtagtgtaggccggcagccgcagctctgattcagcctctaacctggcaacctccatgtgctgcaggtgcagccctaaaaagataaaaaaggaaagaaagaaacacttgaTCCTCTCCTTTTTGGGATCCAGATCATTCCCTTGCAGCACCCCTTTCTCATGCATCTCCAAAGTTCCCTCACCTTGACCTCTGGGATATAGGGACTGCCCCAAGACGTGACCCTTCATATAGGGAAATAGATCTGCTTCCCATCCTTAAGAGATGATGGTGTGTTGGTTTGCAGTGGCTGCTATAACAAGCACAGACTTAATGGCTTACAACAACACAAATTTGCTTTCTGCCAGTTTTGATGAGCAGAGGTCTGACACAGGTCTCACTGAGTTAAAACTGAGGTGTTGGTAGAGCCTTTCAGGAGGCCCTAGGAGAGAATCCATTCCCCTGCAGTTTCCAGCTCCTAGAGACTCCCTGCGCGCCTGGGCTCATGGCCCCATTCCTCCTTCAAAGCCGGCAATAGCAGGATCTTCTCACATTGCATCACTCTGACCTTCTCATCTTCCCTCTCCCATATTTAAAGACCCTTATAATGACAATGGGCTCGCCCAAATAATCCCAGGTAATCCTCCTACCTTAAGGTCAGTTGACTAACAACCTTAATTCCGTCTGCAACCTTAATTTCCCTTTGCTGTGTAACTTCATATAT from Sus scrofa isolate TJ Tabasco breed Duroc chromosome 7, Sscrofa11.1, whole genome shotgun sequence encodes:
- the C7H6orf15 gene encoding uncharacterized protein C6orf15 homolog precursor (The RefSeq protein has 2 substitutions compared to this genomic sequence): MQSRMQGGLAGSWAPLGLLLACLHLPGLFARSISVAEEKVSRDVGVNLPLPGQPSLTGPSNSEHPPPKPDLGPNDLAKASPKPDASPSFDSLLAGGSGVQRWPPSGGLPSEDSWSSEDPWPMMAAAAEDHVGEVLPEELSYLSSGFALPRGGGPVPPHSADPSAEASLLHQDSESRRLPRSNVLGARGEILARHPLWSLINRIRRPFLPGYPWGTLSPSVSWGGGGPGTGWGTRPMPYPVGSWGNSNQYPSTSWGTINRYPGISWGNILRYPGINQFPPRVLRPPGSSWSIPAGFPNPQNPGSQWS